The genomic interval GCTAATGCATAGGAGACGATAAGAGTGCCGAAACCCACGAATGCCGGGTGATCACCCTTAATACCTGCTGCAGGCCAGCATCCCCACACAACAACGCACCAAAAAGTCATGATAACCGTCATAATCGTGAAGAATATGAGAGGCGGTGTGGGCGGTGTTACAAAGCCTCCGACAGTCTTTATTGACCATCCAGCGATAACTGCACCTAAAACCATATTAAACAGCAAAAGGTATAATCCTTTCAAAGGCTGTTCTAATTTTGCTGCAGGCGCCGGGTAATTACCCCCCCATACCATACCCATGATTATGGAAAGCGGTATAAGACACATTGCTAACTCACCGGCCCAGGGAATAAATGTCTCCGGCTTAAACCAAATGATAATGCCAAAAGCAAGAAACAATACAACAATTAACCCCAAAACCCCCAGCAAAGGCTGCTTGACTTCTCCTTTCTGATTCATATAACATACCCCCTTCATTTTTTTGTACATCTCTCAACTAAAATAAAACTGTTATCCTATCCTCCTTTCTTGGTTAATGTATAACTTGTATGAGTATATAACCATTTGTGATAAAAATCAACATCACAAAAAAATATTCGTTTTTTTATATTCATCTCCCCTTCCCCAAGAGTACTTATACTTATTTTATCTTTACTCCTGCAAGCAATTGGCCCAGCATAAGCTCCATAGGGTCTTTCTTCCCCTCTGTTTTTGAAACAACTTCTTTTTTGTTCCAGACTGATTCCGGTCTTACCTGAAGGATAATAACATTCTGCGGGAAAGGAATATCCGCGTCAATACCGAATTCAATATCGTATGCTGTCCCATAATATTTCTCAATCAGTTTGCTTACTCTGGCAAGTTCTCTGACTTCTTCCATAGACAGACAGTTTACTCTTCTTTTCTCTTCAGGCACGTCCGTTTGCACGATATCACTTGCGTTTTCCCTGTATACACACTGAATCTCTTTGCTGCCCTTTATAATCTTTATAGGATCAAGCGTAATTTTATCAATCAGATATGTATCAGGGGTAACCAGACCGCTTACCACAGCCTCACCAAGGCCATAGCTTGCATCAATGGAAATCTTTGACATATCGCCGTTGATCGGGTTTAGCGTAAAAATAATCCCTGATACCCTTGAGTTAACCATCTTTGGGATACCTGCACCTATATTGAAAAGAAACTCCATGCCTTTGTTCATCCTGTACATAATTGCTTCTGTGTTATAGGCGCTTGACCAGCATTTTTTTACATAATCTATAAGGTCTTTGTCGCCACAAATATTCAGATATGTCTCCATCTGTCCGGGCATGGATGCTGCGCCGCTGCTGCGAACTGCTACAGGACATGCGCTGCCGTATTTCTCACACATTTTATGGTACTCACTAAGAATCACATCTCCGATAGCCGCCGGTATCTCTGCATTCTCAACCAGTTCCATGGCTATCTTGCTTGCCTCTTTGGCTGTTTCGAATGACACCTGCTTATCGGGTGGATCTATCAGTTTTCTGATCTGTTCCTTAATGCCCGTCATAATAAGATACTGGTCGTTTGCATGGATGGTAACAGCAAATCCCGGAGAAATAGGAATACCTGCTTTCAACATTTCGCCCAGATTTGCATTCTTTTTACCTACAAGGTTAAAATCCTTGCCTTCTAGCTCATCATAACCTAAGGTGAATCTTTTTTCTTTCTCTAACATGTTCTTTCCTCCATATTTTAGCCTGAAATTTTAGCCGGCTGCAGAAAACCTGCAGCCGGCTCCTGAAAAATAAGGAGTTGAAACAATCTTTTCGTGCGTTATTTAGCCCTTTCGAGTATTGTTACCAACCCCGTATCGCCATCCATTCTTACCAAATCACCTGTCTTTATAAGCTGCGTACCCTTGCCTGTACCTACAACTGTCGGTAATCCATATTCCCTGCAGACAATGGCAGCATGACACATCGGTCCGCCCACGTCGGTTATGGCGCCTGCAATCGTCACAAAGCAGGGTGCCCAGCTCGGCGAGGTAGTCTTGCAAACGAGTATCTCACCTTGTTGAAGGTCTGCAAGTTCCTCTACTTCCTTCAAAACCCTTGCCTTTCCTTCGGCAACACCCGAAGAACCCGGTGAACCTTGTATTTCATTCGCTGCTGTAGCTCCTCCTTCTTCCCCACCTGACAACCATGATGTCAGCGTGCTGTTGGTAATACCCCAGAGTGCGATTGTGAAGGGTTCTGTTACAACATCAGGAGGTGTACCAAGAGCTGCCGGCGGCGTCCATTCTTTGAATTTTTGATATACGCCTTTTCTCCAGGCAACCTCTTTCGGCCAATAGGATTGTCCTCTCGACTTTACGCCTGTTGTCCATCCTGTAATCATATCCCACAGCGCCGCTTTAATTTCATCGCGTTTTAAGTAATACATGTCCTCGGCATTTTCAAAGAAACCTGCACGCTGAAGTATCTTGCTAACCTGATGTGTCTTCTGCCAGAACAGGGTGTGGAACCAGTGTTCAACATAAAAGTTATGGTCTTCAGCATAGGGAAGCACAAGACGCGCCAAACCGAGACCCTGATCAAAGGCATCTCTGTCTGCATCAGTCTTAAGCAGAGCCCTGTACTCATGGGCAATCCTGTCCCTTTCCTCAAGTATCTGAGCTGTCGGTCTCCCGATCTCCTTGCCTTCCTTTAAGGTCTTAATATTTGTCTTAATCGCGTTGAAAGGTACATTGAGATTATCATTCCAGCTTGTTTCAGTATGGAACCAGCCGGTGCCTGTGGATATATGGAACCACGGGTATCTTGCCTTTTCCAGTTCTGCAAGCCACTCTTTTCCTGTTGCATGTTGCTCCAATTCTTTCATCAACTCGTCAGCCTTCAAAGGTTTCGCAATGACATCATCAATGCCGAGTTGAATTGCAAATTTGGCAAGCCTGATAAGCTCTGCATCAGGTTTGAACAGGATAGGGTCGAAGCCCGCTGACATCTTCACAAGTGTTGCTATCGGAATACCAGGGAAGAGTTGATCTCCTGTGGCAAAAAAGGTCACTTGTGCAGCATAGGCCAGATTCAGAAACTCAAAATGGTACTGCCAGCATAAAAGACCCAGGTCTATAAGTTCATCCCACTGTTTCAGGAGTTTATAGCCGCTCCCTATTCCAATCCCTTCCTTGATAATGCTAATATCTTCCATGACAGGCAGGTC from Pseudomonadota bacterium carries:
- a CDS encoding PEP-utilizing enzyme, translating into MAKKFMDPHDVATIPGTEGWEKMYPYQYPFSKDDPERAAYESSQIWFYDGLHYPIPHYPFDLIWDEAWSMALSQYNTRHWLIPPALGIDHRIVNGYVYISPVGVPDPEEIGRRVPLFMERAGFYFQNWDSLYENWKKKMGLVIDKLAAMNFTDLPVMEDISIIKEGIGIGSGYKLLKQWDELIDLGLLCWQYHFEFLNLAYAAQVTFFATGDQLFPGIPIATLVKMSAGFDPILFKPDAELIRLAKFAIQLGIDDVIAKPLKADELMKELEQHATGKEWLAELEKARYPWFHISTGTGWFHTETSWNDNLNVPFNAIKTNIKTLKEGKEIGRPTAQILEERDRIAHEYRALLKTDADRDAFDQGLGLARLVLPYAEDHNFYVEHWFHTLFWQKTHQVSKILQRAGFFENAEDMYYLKRDEIKAALWDMITGWTTGVKSRGQSYWPKEVAWRKGVYQKFKEWTPPAALGTPPDVVTEPFTIALWGITNSTLTSWLSGGEEGGATAANEIQGSPGSSGVAEGKARVLKEVEELADLQQGEILVCKTTSPSWAPCFVTIAGAITDVGGPMCHAAIVCREYGLPTVVGTGKGTQLIKTGDLVRMDGDTGLVTILERAK